One segment of Paenibacillus sp. FSL R7-0337 DNA contains the following:
- a CDS encoding V-type ATPase 116kDa subunit family protein → MSGKDQEADQDKVRELERQLKEHGQQLAEMEGQLAEMEEELDILKKSKEYFDKPEK, encoded by the coding sequence ATGAGTGGAAAGGATCAGGAAGCCGATCAGGACAAAGTCAGAGAGCTTGAACGTCAACTGAAGGAACACGGTCAGCAGTTGGCGGAGATGGAGGGGCAGTTGGCCGAGATGGAGGAGGAGCTGGACATCCTCAAAAAGTCAAAGGAATATTTCGATAAACCCGAAAAATGA
- a CDS encoding low molecular weight protein arginine phosphatase has protein sequence MLHILFVCTGNTCRSPMAEGLLRKLAKERGIHVEVRSAGVSAVPGTSISRHAGGILQDEGIQDRIVSSQLDGEAVAWADLILTLTGAHKRHLLQYFPDAVTKTHTLKEYVQTQESVNADIRELDSLYAEAELNLALGTEPDAAAMQRMIEIRQRIPSFDISDPFGGSREDYELAAAEIRTALYGLLDKLESLRRL, from the coding sequence TTGCTGCATATTTTATTTGTCTGCACAGGTAATACCTGCCGTAGTCCCATGGCCGAAGGGCTTCTGCGGAAGCTTGCGAAGGAGCGGGGCATTCATGTGGAGGTGCGGTCTGCCGGAGTTTCTGCTGTCCCGGGTACTTCCATATCCAGACATGCTGGCGGCATTCTGCAGGATGAAGGGATTCAGGACCGCATCGTATCCTCACAGCTGGACGGGGAGGCGGTGGCCTGGGCTGATCTGATCCTTACCCTGACAGGAGCACATAAACGGCACTTGCTGCAGTATTTTCCTGACGCCGTTACCAAGACCCATACCCTTAAGGAGTATGTCCAGACGCAGGAATCCGTGAATGCCGATATCCGGGAGCTGGACAGCCTGTATGCGGAGGCAGAGCTGAATCTGGCCCTGGGCACCGAGCCGGATGCTGCGGCTATGCAGCGGATGATTGAGATCCGCCAGCGTATCCCCAGCTTCGATATCAGTGATCCGTTCGGCGGCTCGCGTGAAGATTACGAGCTGGCGGCGGCTGAGATCCGTACGGCGTTGTACGGTCTGCTCGATAAGCTTGAATCGCTAAGACGGCTTTGA
- a CDS encoding manganese efflux pump MntP family protein, which translates to MGWDGIYGGWGQLVTIAIMAVALGMDAFSLGVGIGMRGIRLLHVLQLSLLIAFFHVLMPLLGLFTGSYVGHLLGQVTTYAAGVLLVLLGGHMVFNSFRQDDGGSSRQMDHRTIWGMLLISLSVSVDSFSVGVSLGMFVNSIILTVLAFGACGGVMSITGLLLGRRVSRGLGEYGEALGGAILLAFGLMFIF; encoded by the coding sequence ATGGGCTGGGACGGAATATATGGGGGCTGGGGCCAGTTAGTAACAATAGCTATTATGGCAGTTGCGCTGGGGATGGATGCGTTCTCGCTGGGCGTAGGCATCGGGATGAGGGGCATCCGTCTGCTGCATGTGCTGCAGCTTAGCCTGCTGATTGCTTTTTTTCATGTACTGATGCCGCTGCTGGGCCTGTTCACGGGCAGCTATGTCGGCCATTTGCTGGGACAGGTTACCACGTATGCCGCCGGAGTCCTGCTGGTTCTGCTGGGCGGACATATGGTGTTCAATTCCTTCCGCCAGGACGACGGCGGCAGCAGCCGGCAGATGGATCACCGGACGATCTGGGGGATGCTGCTGATCTCGCTCAGTGTAAGTGTGGATTCTTTCTCGGTCGGGGTTTCACTCGGGATGTTTGTGAATAGTATTATACTAACCGTGCTGGCCTTCGGTGCCTGCGGCGGTGTCATGTCGATTACGGGGCTGCTGCTGGGCCGTCGGGTAAGCCGCGGACTCGGAGAATACGGGGAAGCGCTGGGCGGAGCCATCCTGCTGGCGTTTGGTTTGATGTTCATCTTCTGA